One segment of Amycolatopsis alba DSM 44262 DNA contains the following:
- a CDS encoding ABC transporter permease yields the protein MTATLASGPSHGLVGTWHLTRLALRRDRIVLPIWIVLLGIMPSTSSGTFETLYPTAAERAGLTASMGANPSLSLIYGPAFDLSTAGGFTAWRLGGFLALIIGLMAVFTVTRHTRAEEDTGRAELLASAVVGRYALLTSGVLVSAGASVLIGLVEVGLMVGAKLPAGGAWALGAATAVTGLVFTAVAAVAVQVAEYSRTANGIGATAVGVAFLLRAVGDSTSDATWVSWLSPIGWAQQVRPFAEERWWVFLLPLAATLVVGAAGYALLPRRDVGTGIIPPRPGPAEAATSLRSPFALAWRLHRGPLIGWLIGTAVCAAVFGSVASGIGDVVGQSAQAKEIFQRLGGTDGLIDAFMAAMTGLFAMVIALYGVQAALRIRAEETAIRVEPLLATGVGRLRLLGSHLVFAFGGTALMMVVSGVLLGLSNGMRAGTVGDSVGDMVVASLAQLPAVWVITGLAVTLFGLAPKFSTAAWAIAGVALLLSLFGAVLNLPQVLLDASPFSHVPKLPAAEFTATPLLWLSGVAVVALVAGLMGWRRRDVG from the coding sequence ATGACCGCGACGCTCGCTTCAGGACCGTCGCACGGCCTGGTCGGCACCTGGCACCTGACCAGGCTGGCGCTGCGGCGCGACCGGATCGTCCTGCCGATCTGGATCGTGCTGCTCGGGATCATGCCGTCGACGTCCTCGGGGACGTTCGAAACGCTGTACCCGACGGCCGCCGAACGCGCCGGGCTCACCGCGAGCATGGGTGCGAACCCGTCACTTTCGCTGATCTACGGCCCGGCCTTCGACCTCTCGACCGCGGGCGGGTTCACCGCGTGGCGGCTCGGCGGCTTCCTGGCCCTGATCATCGGGCTGATGGCGGTCTTCACCGTCACCCGGCACACCCGCGCCGAGGAGGACACCGGCCGCGCGGAACTGCTGGCCTCCGCGGTGGTCGGCCGGTACGCCCTGCTGACCTCGGGCGTGCTGGTGTCCGCCGGGGCGAGTGTCCTCATCGGACTCGTCGAGGTCGGGCTGATGGTCGGCGCGAAGCTGCCCGCCGGCGGCGCCTGGGCGCTCGGCGCCGCCACCGCGGTGACCGGGCTGGTCTTCACGGCGGTCGCGGCCGTCGCCGTCCAGGTGGCCGAGTATTCGAGGACGGCCAACGGGATCGGCGCCACCGCCGTCGGCGTCGCGTTCCTGCTGCGCGCGGTCGGCGACTCGACGTCGGACGCGACCTGGGTCTCGTGGCTGTCCCCGATCGGCTGGGCGCAGCAGGTCCGGCCGTTCGCCGAGGAGCGCTGGTGGGTGTTCCTGCTGCCGCTGGCCGCGACCTTGGTCGTCGGCGCCGCCGGCTACGCGCTGCTCCCGCGGCGCGACGTCGGGACCGGCATCATCCCGCCGCGCCCAGGGCCCGCCGAAGCGGCGACGTCGCTGCGCAGCCCGTTCGCGCTGGCGTGGCGGCTGCACCGGGGCCCGTTGATCGGCTGGCTGATCGGCACGGCGGTGTGCGCCGCGGTGTTCGGCTCGGTCGCGAGCGGGATCGGCGACGTCGTCGGGCAGAGCGCGCAGGCGAAGGAGATCTTCCAGCGCCTCGGCGGCACGGACGGGCTGATCGACGCCTTCATGGCGGCGATGACCGGCCTGTTCGCCATGGTCATCGCGCTCTACGGGGTGCAGGCCGCGTTGCGGATCCGGGCCGAGGAGACCGCGATCCGCGTCGAGCCGCTGCTCGCGACGGGTGTCGGCAGGCTGCGGCTGCTGGGGAGCCATCTCGTGTTCGCGTTCGGCGGCACGGCGCTGATGATGGTCGTCAGCGGTGTCCTCTTGGGACTGTCGAACGGGATGCGGGCGGGCACCGTCGGCGACTCGGTCGGGGACATGGTGGTCGCTTCGCTGGCGCAGCTTCCGGCGGTCTGGGTGATCACGGGCCTCGCCGTGACGCTTTTCGGCCTGGCGCCGAAGTTCTCGACGGCGGCGTGGGCGATCGCCGGGGTGGCGTTGCTGCTCAGCCTGTTCGGCGCGGTGCTGAACCTGCCGCAGGTGCTGCTGGACGCCTCACCGTTCTCGCACGTTCCGAAACTGCCCGCCGCGGAGTTCACCGCGACACCGCTGCTCTGGTTGAGCGGGGTCGCCGTGGTCGCGCTCGTGGCCGGGCTCATGGGCTGGCGGCGTCGCGACGTCGGCTAG
- a CDS encoding ABC transporter ATP-binding protein codes for MENAISISGLHKSFGRTKALDGLDLQVPAGEVHGFLGPNGAGKSTTVRVLLGLLHADSGDVRLLGGDPWKDAASLHRRLAYVPGDVNLWPNLSGGEVIDLLGRLRGGLDQRRRKDLIERFDLDPKKKGRTYSKGNRQKVAIVAALASHVDLLILDEPTSGLDPLMEATFQYAIQEEREQGRTVLLSSHILAEVEALCDKVSIIRNGHTVETGTLAELRHLTRTSISAELAGPPNGLTRLANIHDLKVEGNRVRFDVETRSLDEALRQLTEVGVRSLTSQPPTLEELFLRHYTTEASAK; via the coding sequence ATGGAAAACGCCATCTCCATCTCCGGCCTCCACAAATCCTTCGGCCGGACCAAGGCTTTGGACGGCCTTGACCTGCAGGTACCCGCTGGGGAGGTGCACGGCTTCCTCGGTCCGAACGGCGCGGGGAAGTCGACCACCGTCCGGGTCCTGCTCGGCCTGCTCCACGCAGACTCGGGCGACGTCCGCCTGCTCGGCGGCGACCCCTGGAAGGACGCGGCGAGCCTGCACCGGCGCCTCGCCTACGTCCCCGGCGACGTGAACCTCTGGCCCAACCTCTCCGGCGGCGAGGTGATCGACCTGCTGGGACGGCTGAGGGGCGGCCTCGACCAGCGCCGCCGCAAGGACCTCATCGAACGCTTCGACCTCGACCCCAAGAAGAAGGGGCGCACGTACTCGAAGGGCAACCGGCAGAAGGTCGCGATCGTGGCCGCGCTGGCCTCGCACGTGGACCTGCTGATCCTCGACGAGCCGACCTCCGGGCTGGACCCGCTGATGGAGGCCACCTTCCAGTACGCGATCCAGGAGGAGCGCGAGCAGGGCCGCACAGTGCTGCTGTCGAGCCACATCCTCGCCGAGGTCGAGGCGCTCTGCGACAAGGTCAGCATCATCCGCAACGGGCACACCGTCGAGACCGGCACGCTCGCCGAACTCCGGCACCTCACCAGGACGTCGATCTCGGCCGAACTCGCCGGACCGCCGAACGGGCTCACCAGGCTGGCGAACATCCACGACCTCAAGGTCGAGGGCAACCGGGTCCGGTTCGACGTCGAAACCCGTTCCCTCGACGAGGCGCTGCGTCAGCTCACCGAGGTCGGCGTCCGCAGCCTGACCAGCCAGCCGCCGACGCTGGAGGAACTGTTCCTCCGTCACTACACCACCGAAGCGAGCGCGAAATGA
- a CDS encoding GbsR/MarR family transcriptional regulator encodes MTTTPESASSTERDEDAVRRYVEHLGLTLSQIGMQRMPARVFAALMTTDAGRLTAAELADQLSVSPAAISGAVRWLEQIGLVAKEREPGSRRDHYRLFDDLWYATFMKRDRMIALWRDAADDGVSALGSDTPAGERIAEMRDFLSFMIKELNDMYAKWHEMKAAKGK; translated from the coding sequence ATGACGACGACGCCTGAGAGTGCTTCGAGCACCGAGAGAGACGAGGACGCCGTCCGCCGTTACGTGGAGCACCTGGGCCTCACGCTTTCCCAGATCGGGATGCAGCGGATGCCCGCCAGGGTGTTCGCCGCGCTGATGACCACCGACGCCGGTCGTCTCACCGCGGCCGAACTGGCCGACCAGCTCTCGGTGAGCCCCGCCGCGATCTCGGGGGCGGTGCGCTGGCTGGAACAGATCGGACTGGTCGCCAAGGAACGCGAGCCGGGCTCACGCCGCGATCACTACCGCCTCTTCGACGACCTCTGGTACGCCACCTTCATGAAGCGTGACCGCATGATCGCCCTGTGGCGCGACGCTGCCGACGACGGTGTTTCGGCCCTCGGCTCGGACACCCCGGCGGGTGAGCGGATCGCCGAGATGCGGGACTTCCTGAGTTTCATGATCAAGGAGCTCAACGACATGTACGCGAAGTGGCACGAGATGAAGGCCGCCAAGGGCAAGTAG
- a CDS encoding TetR/AcrR family transcriptional regulator, with protein MGSREEIVAAAAKIMREQGYAHATTKAIAQAAGYSEALLYKHFKDKTELFTSVLTEQLPALGTTLDELMATSSDTPLAANLARLARIALSFYLESFPIAVSLFSSRELLATHREQVTSRRRGPDVPLARVTGYLSEELRLGRIREDADLEASASLLLGACFQYAFLASFEDREPSEAELDEWAERLATTLAVSLVA; from the coding sequence ATGGGAAGCCGCGAGGAGATCGTCGCCGCGGCGGCGAAGATAATGCGCGAGCAGGGCTACGCGCACGCCACGACGAAGGCCATCGCCCAGGCGGCCGGCTACTCCGAAGCGTTGCTGTACAAGCACTTCAAGGACAAGACCGAGCTCTTCACGAGCGTGCTGACCGAGCAGCTGCCCGCACTCGGGACGACCTTGGACGAGCTGATGGCGACGTCATCGGACACCCCGCTCGCGGCGAACCTCGCCCGGCTGGCGCGGATCGCCCTGTCGTTCTACCTGGAGAGCTTCCCGATCGCGGTGTCGCTGTTCTCGTCACGGGAGCTGCTCGCGACCCACCGGGAACAGGTCACGAGCAGGCGGCGCGGGCCGGACGTCCCGCTCGCGCGCGTCACCGGATACCTCAGCGAAGAGCTCCGGCTGGGCCGGATTCGCGAGGACGCGGATCTGGAGGCGTCGGCGTCCCTGCTGCTCGGGGCGTGTTTCCAGTACGCGTTCCTGGCTTCGTTCGAGGACCGGGAACCGTCGGAAGCGGAGCTGGACGAGTGGGCGGAGCGGCTCGCGACGACGCTGGCGGTCTCGTTGGTCGCGTAG
- a CDS encoding NAD(P)-dependent oxidoreductase produces the protein MKLTVFGATGGVGSEVVKQALAAGHHVTAVVRDPSRLTATGELLEVVVAGLSEHGALTEAVSGRDAVISALGARDRNPTTVVTDGANAALAALGSAGTRRLLLVSASGPFVDGDAFFTRNVVKPILGKLLRHSFADMIAAERIVRASDLDWTIVRPPRLLNGPHTGAITARTDGNVRGSYSINRADVADYLLRAAADDSLIRQTVSIAQG, from the coding sequence ATGAAGCTCACCGTTTTCGGTGCCACGGGCGGGGTCGGTTCCGAGGTCGTCAAGCAGGCGCTGGCCGCGGGCCACCACGTCACGGCGGTCGTCCGCGACCCGTCCCGGCTGACCGCCACGGGTGAACTGCTGGAGGTCGTCGTCGCCGGGCTGTCCGAGCACGGCGCGCTGACCGAGGCGGTTTCCGGGCGTGACGCGGTGATCTCGGCCCTCGGCGCCCGCGACCGCAACCCGACGACCGTCGTCACCGACGGGGCGAACGCCGCCCTCGCCGCGCTCGGATCCGCGGGCACCCGGCGGCTGCTCCTGGTGAGCGCCAGCGGTCCGTTCGTCGACGGGGACGCCTTCTTCACCAGGAACGTCGTGAAGCCGATCCTGGGCAAGCTCCTCCGGCACTCCTTCGCGGACATGATCGCTGCCGAGCGGATCGTGCGCGCGAGCGACCTCGACTGGACGATCGTGCGCCCGCCGCGGCTGCTGAACGGGCCGCACACCGGCGCGATCACCGCCCGCACCGACGGCAACGTCCGCGGGAGCTACAGCATCAACCGCGCCGACGTCGCCGATTACCTGCTCCGCGCGGCCGCGGACGACTCGCTCATCCGCCAAACCGTCTCGATCGCCCAAGGCTGA
- a CDS encoding SGNH/GDSL hydrolase family protein, which produces MISRAVVLAPILLAQAVRVRRTTPRLPGAAGPVRGLVDGDGRPVRLAVLGESTVDGVGAATHAEALTGRLAAELARDGHAVAWQAIGRTGANARVVRQDLLPLLEPADLVVIALGVNDTIELHSATRYRRDLLDLIVSLRRRAGRLPVVLAGVPPMGRFPSLPRPLRDVLGARSAALDAAAARLASLPGVVHVPMPAAMLDPATFAEDRFHPGPEGYRRWAEQLADVSRQLLSDTIRR; this is translated from the coding sequence GTGATCAGCCGTGCGGTGGTGCTCGCCCCGATCCTGCTCGCGCAAGCCGTCCGGGTGCGCCGTACGACGCCGAGGTTGCCCGGCGCGGCGGGGCCGGTCCGCGGTCTCGTCGACGGCGACGGCCGCCCGGTGCGGCTCGCGGTGCTCGGCGAGTCCACTGTGGACGGCGTCGGCGCGGCGACGCACGCCGAGGCGCTGACCGGACGGCTCGCGGCCGAACTCGCGCGGGACGGCCACGCGGTCGCCTGGCAGGCCATCGGCAGGACCGGGGCCAACGCCCGTGTGGTGCGCCAGGACCTGCTCCCGCTGCTCGAACCCGCCGACCTCGTGGTGATCGCGCTGGGCGTCAACGACACGATCGAACTGCATTCGGCCACGCGCTACCGGCGTGACCTGCTCGACCTGATCGTCTCCCTGCGGCGCCGCGCCGGGCGGCTCCCGGTGGTACTGGCAGGCGTGCCGCCGATGGGCCGGTTCCCTTCGTTGCCGCGTCCGCTGCGGGACGTCCTCGGCGCGCGGTCGGCCGCCCTCGACGCCGCGGCCGCCCGGCTGGCGTCACTGCCCGGCGTCGTCCACGTCCCGATGCCCGCCGCGATGCTGGATCCCGCGACCTTCGCCGAGGACCGTTTCCACCCCGGTCCCGAGGGCTACCGGCGCTGGGCCGAACAACTCGCGGACGTGAGCCGTCAATTACTCAGCGACACAATTCGTCGGTAA
- a CDS encoding RNA polymerase sigma factor, with the protein MTDVQTTEVDPPWEGLTGADLHAACMRAARAGDRQAMDRLVHELTPLVWHVARANGLDRLTAEDVVQTVWLALFSQLEKLRDPKALAAWLITTTRREAQHPFGRRAQPVPLTDELAESMESTHPAPEEEAVRADRDRRVWRAFLRLPHRCQQLLRLTVLAGRAEYQLVAEALRMPRGSVGPTRGRCLESMRDLLAHEGGSR; encoded by the coding sequence GTGACCGACGTGCAAACGACCGAGGTAGACCCGCCGTGGGAAGGACTGACCGGTGCCGACCTGCATGCCGCTTGTATGCGCGCGGCGCGGGCCGGTGACCGCCAGGCGATGGACAGACTTGTGCACGAGCTGACCCCGCTCGTGTGGCATGTCGCGCGGGCGAACGGGCTCGATCGCCTGACCGCCGAGGACGTCGTCCAGACGGTATGGCTCGCCCTGTTCAGCCAGCTCGAGAAACTTCGTGACCCCAAGGCGCTCGCCGCCTGGTTGATCACGACCACCAGACGTGAAGCCCAACATCCTTTCGGCCGCCGCGCTCAGCCCGTCCCGCTGACCGACGAGCTGGCCGAAAGCATGGAGAGCACCCACCCGGCCCCCGAAGAGGAAGCCGTCCGCGCCGACCGGGATCGCCGGGTCTGGCGCGCCTTCCTCCGCCTGCCGCACCGCTGTCAGCAGCTCCTTCGGCTGACCGTGCTCGCCGGGCGAGCCGAGTACCAACTGGTCGCCGAAGCACTCCGCATGCCGCGCGGAAGTGTCGGCCCGACCAGGGGCCGTTGCCTCGAATCGATGCGCGACCTACTGGCCCACGAAGGGGGAAGCCGATGA
- a CDS encoding CHAT domain-containing protein: MDAELVARLEIRVRILISLAAAEAEFVSQEDGLARLDEAERIRLLLPGGDVRHELRFVVGLQRAVVLMRAGRLEESLALNNAFLPGLAAEAGKYSAVLTRSLVNRAWLHLEMSNPDAAYRDLVEASDLAVEHGHRLLEGKIRHNLGDHAQLLGDIPEALRHYEQAATIFVTDGPGSLPLVRLDQAKALLTAGLAEEAARHLDDAIPELQGNGAVHLVAEAEVARAGAAILERDYALAKKLAASARRSFLRRGKGRWAEIAALTRLRADAVKVLADRDKKPSAKLPEQLADLAVRLAELGLRDEAGAARMFAVRLLIRRDETAAAQELLAQVPKPRQTTPIDHRMLLRLCRAELAVASHRPRSALAQARAGLVELGQIRDRMGGLDLVCGTAAHGEELGKLALTLVLKKARRSGAGAKSLFAWLERTRAQVYRYEPLPIIEDPALARHINEMRHVQGTIQARRLSGEPVGKLEERYDRLQREATRLGWYTSQWGRPRPVSAPEEVVERLGDRVLVSLMGYRDTLYAVVVDRGRFRLLKLGPLAEIVETARQLHADLDALAPDNLPAPLVEVVTGSARRRADKLDKLISASLAKTLENRELIIVPIGSLYALPWGALPSLHGHPVSIAPSATAWVTASGRRSDGPVLLAGGPGVPGSVGEVRNLRTVYPQARLVDGKDATSDTVLSALDGSGMAHLVAHGAHEPANALFSRLELVGGPLYAHETARLAKPPERVVLAACELAMSHIRPGEEALGFAGTLLASGSRTVIGAIARVGDKAAADAMSDLHRRLASGTAPALALAEATAADPLRRPFLCLGAG; this comes from the coding sequence GTGGACGCGGAACTGGTCGCCCGGTTGGAGATCCGGGTCCGGATCCTGATCAGCCTGGCGGCCGCCGAGGCGGAATTCGTGTCCCAAGAGGACGGTCTCGCCCGGTTGGACGAGGCGGAACGCATCCGGCTGCTGCTGCCGGGCGGCGACGTCCGCCACGAGCTGCGCTTCGTCGTCGGGCTCCAGCGCGCCGTCGTGCTGATGCGCGCCGGTCGGCTGGAGGAGTCGCTCGCGCTCAACAACGCCTTCCTCCCCGGTCTCGCCGCCGAGGCAGGCAAATACAGCGCGGTGCTGACCAGGTCGCTCGTGAACCGCGCTTGGCTGCACCTGGAGATGAGCAATCCGGACGCGGCCTACCGGGACCTGGTCGAGGCGTCGGATCTCGCGGTCGAGCACGGGCATCGGTTGCTGGAGGGCAAGATCCGGCACAACCTCGGTGATCACGCCCAGTTGCTCGGCGACATCCCGGAAGCGCTGCGTCACTACGAACAGGCCGCCACGATCTTCGTGACCGACGGCCCCGGTTCGCTGCCACTCGTCCGGCTCGACCAGGCCAAGGCACTGCTCACCGCGGGTCTCGCCGAAGAAGCGGCGCGGCATCTCGACGACGCGATCCCGGAACTCCAGGGCAACGGCGCGGTGCATCTCGTCGCCGAGGCGGAGGTCGCCAGGGCCGGTGCCGCGATCCTGGAGCGTGACTACGCGCTGGCGAAGAAGCTCGCGGCGTCGGCTCGACGGAGTTTCCTGCGGCGAGGCAAGGGCCGCTGGGCGGAGATCGCCGCGTTGACCCGGCTCCGCGCGGACGCGGTGAAGGTGCTGGCGGACCGGGACAAGAAGCCGTCCGCGAAACTGCCCGAGCAACTGGCCGATCTCGCCGTCCGGCTGGCCGAACTCGGTCTGCGTGACGAAGCGGGCGCGGCCAGGATGTTCGCGGTGCGGCTGCTGATCCGCCGCGACGAGACGGCCGCCGCGCAGGAACTCCTGGCCCAGGTGCCGAAACCACGGCAGACCACGCCGATCGACCACCGGATGCTGCTGCGGTTGTGCCGGGCGGAACTCGCGGTGGCTTCGCACCGGCCGCGTTCGGCACTCGCGCAGGCGCGGGCCGGACTGGTGGAACTCGGCCAGATCCGCGACCGCATGGGCGGGCTCGACCTCGTCTGCGGGACGGCGGCGCACGGTGAGGAACTGGGCAAACTCGCGCTGACGCTGGTACTCAAGAAGGCGAGGCGCAGCGGCGCCGGGGCGAAGAGCCTGTTCGCGTGGCTGGAACGCACGCGCGCGCAGGTGTACCGCTACGAACCGCTCCCGATCATCGAAGACCCCGCGCTCGCCCGGCACATCAACGAAATGCGGCACGTGCAGGGGACGATCCAGGCGCGGCGGCTGTCCGGCGAACCGGTCGGGAAACTCGAGGAACGCTACGACCGGTTGCAGCGGGAGGCGACCCGGCTCGGTTGGTACACCAGCCAATGGGGGCGTCCGCGGCCCGTCTCGGCACCCGAAGAGGTGGTCGAGCGGCTCGGGGATCGCGTGCTCGTCAGCCTGATGGGGTATCGCGACACCCTGTACGCGGTGGTCGTCGACCGGGGCCGGTTCCGGCTCCTGAAGCTGGGGCCGCTCGCGGAGATCGTCGAGACCGCGCGGCAGCTGCACGCGGACCTCGACGCGCTGGCCCCGGACAACCTGCCCGCCCCGCTGGTCGAGGTCGTCACCGGTTCCGCACGCCGCCGGGCGGACAAACTGGACAAGCTGATCTCCGCGTCGCTGGCGAAGACGCTGGAGAACCGCGAGCTGATCATCGTGCCGATCGGTTCGCTGTACGCGTTGCCGTGGGGCGCTTTGCCCTCGCTGCACGGGCATCCGGTGTCGATCGCGCCGTCGGCGACCGCCTGGGTGACCGCGTCCGGGCGGCGGAGCGACGGGCCGGTCCTGCTCGCCGGCGGCCCCGGTGTGCCGGGTTCGGTCGGTGAGGTGCGGAACCTGCGGACGGTGTACCCGCAGGCGCGGCTCGTCGACGGGAAGGACGCGACCAGCGACACCGTACTGTCCGCTTTGGACGGTTCCGGGATGGCGCACCTGGTCGCGCACGGCGCGCACGAACCGGCGAACGCGTTGTTCTCGCGGCTGGAACTCGTCGGCGGCCCGCTGTACGCGCACGAAACCGCCCGGCTCGCGAAGCCGCCGGAACGGGTGGTGCTGGCCGCGTGCGAACTCGCGATGAGTCACATCCGGCCGGGTGAGGAGGCGCTCGGGTTCGCCGGGACGCTGCTCGCCAGCGGTTCGCGGACGGTGATCGGCGCGATCGCGCGGGTCGGGGACAAGGCCGCCGCCGACGCGATGTCCGACCTGCACCGGCGGCTGGCTTCGGGGACCGCGCCCGCTCTGGCGCTCGCCGAGGCGACCGCCGCCGATCCGCTGCGACGCCCCTTCCTGTGCCTGGGCGCGGGCTGA
- a CDS encoding SRPBCC family protein produces the protein MGKTYSFEINRTSSASPAALFALEADGSRWSEWAKPIVFHSRWARKPGEDEVGAVRAVGLWPVYIHEETLEYEQDRKHVYGFAGLAPLKDYRAEVSFTPNASGGTDLRWTGQFTESVPGTGAATRAALRTVVSLLATRLVKHAERP, from the coding sequence ATGGGCAAGACGTACTCCTTCGAGATCAACCGGACGAGCAGCGCCTCGCCCGCCGCCCTTTTCGCGTTGGAAGCCGACGGTTCCCGATGGTCGGAATGGGCGAAGCCGATCGTGTTCCACTCGCGCTGGGCGCGGAAGCCGGGCGAGGACGAAGTGGGCGCTGTCCGGGCTGTCGGCCTGTGGCCGGTGTACATTCACGAAGAGACACTGGAGTACGAACAGGACCGAAAGCACGTCTACGGCTTCGCGGGCCTCGCACCGCTGAAGGACTACCGCGCCGAAGTCTCGTTCACGCCGAACGCCTCCGGTGGCACGGATCTGCGCTGGACCGGCCAGTTCACCGAATCGGTGCCCGGCACCGGCGCCGCCACCCGCGCGGCCCTGCGTACCGTGGTCTCACTCCTGGCCACTCGCCTGGTGAAACACGCCGAACGCCCCTGA
- a CDS encoding FUSC family protein, with protein sequence MSTTRREIAAPHWLVQLLRSTPVPIPWNMVARAVLALAVPLAVGYALGDIGVGALISTGALPTVLSESAGPYRYRARRLGGATAAAAVGYFAGLITGGVPAASIPVVVAVAAISALISAAGSNASVAGLQMFVFCVLGTGQHVTGLRVEILLGYFCVGAAWSLLIALATWTFRATSPERGAVAHVYVELAAMLSATDEATSRVARHQLTTAMNTAYDRLLTARSWLSGRDATYRQLLNLLSASTPAVEASVAMVNAGRRTPRDVIDHFIATSAAVLANQEPPKPPEAPDDADPVLAALYAGLARIGKGDNRKRREVQPWHKRLRGWAGALISGPLTWFAALRLTLCVAIAEIVALLVPFERSYWITLTVGIVLKPDFGSVFGRAVLRGIGTVIGVGIGAAVLAAGGEGWLLVLLIAVFAGGVAVGKVRNYGILSAFVTPLIILQMDLASTGSWNVVLARLVDTVLGCAIVLLFGYLLWPGSRRPQVGGRLADGLDSLVDYVDKGLVLAPSGEARLERSRARRRAYRALADLRTAFQQVVVEPSAAGRQAVAWWPVIAGLERVADAVTEVGVTLGRGAPVPGDADIALLTAALAELAAAIREERDPAEMPMPDNEQLSGVVDQIGAAFDAVRGPDLVEHAPLRLVRRFLPYHRRA encoded by the coding sequence GTGAGCACCACGCGCCGCGAGATCGCCGCACCGCATTGGCTGGTGCAGCTGCTGCGCAGCACACCGGTTCCCATCCCGTGGAACATGGTCGCCCGCGCCGTCCTCGCGCTCGCCGTGCCGCTGGCCGTCGGCTACGCGCTCGGCGACATCGGCGTCGGCGCGCTCATCTCCACCGGCGCGCTCCCCACCGTCCTGTCCGAATCCGCCGGCCCGTACCGCTACCGCGCCCGTCGGCTCGGCGGCGCCACCGCGGCCGCCGCCGTCGGCTACTTCGCCGGACTGATCACCGGCGGCGTCCCCGCCGCCTCCATCCCGGTCGTCGTCGCGGTCGCGGCGATCTCCGCGCTGATCAGCGCGGCGGGCAGCAACGCCTCCGTCGCCGGGCTGCAGATGTTCGTCTTCTGTGTCCTCGGCACCGGCCAGCACGTCACCGGCCTGCGCGTCGAAATCCTCCTCGGCTACTTCTGCGTCGGCGCCGCCTGGAGCCTGCTCATCGCGCTCGCCACCTGGACCTTCCGCGCCACCAGCCCCGAACGCGGCGCCGTCGCCCACGTCTACGTCGAACTCGCCGCGATGCTGTCCGCGACCGACGAAGCCACCTCCCGCGTCGCGCGACACCAGCTCACGACCGCGATGAACACCGCGTACGACCGGCTGCTCACCGCGCGGTCCTGGCTGTCCGGCCGCGACGCCACCTACCGACAGCTGCTCAACCTGCTGTCGGCCAGCACCCCCGCCGTCGAAGCGTCGGTCGCGATGGTCAACGCCGGCCGCCGCACCCCGCGCGACGTGATCGACCACTTCATCGCGACCTCCGCCGCCGTACTCGCGAACCAGGAACCCCCGAAACCCCCCGAAGCGCCCGACGACGCCGACCCTGTCCTCGCCGCGCTCTACGCCGGACTCGCCCGCATAGGCAAGGGCGACAACCGGAAACGGCGCGAGGTCCAGCCGTGGCACAAACGCCTCCGCGGCTGGGCGGGCGCGCTCATCTCCGGCCCGCTCACCTGGTTCGCCGCGCTCCGCCTCACGCTGTGCGTCGCGATCGCCGAGATCGTCGCGCTGCTCGTCCCGTTCGAACGCTCCTACTGGATCACCCTCACCGTCGGCATCGTCCTCAAACCGGACTTCGGCTCGGTCTTCGGCCGCGCCGTCCTGCGCGGCATCGGCACGGTGATCGGCGTGGGCATCGGCGCGGCCGTGCTCGCCGCGGGCGGCGAAGGCTGGCTGCTGGTCCTGCTGATCGCCGTGTTCGCGGGCGGCGTCGCGGTCGGCAAGGTCCGCAATTACGGCATCCTCAGCGCCTTCGTGACGCCGCTGATCATCCTGCAGATGGACCTCGCCAGCACCGGAAGCTGGAACGTCGTGCTCGCGAGGCTCGTCGACACCGTGCTCGGCTGCGCGATCGTCCTGCTCTTCGGCTACCTGCTCTGGCCGGGCAGCCGACGGCCGCAGGTCGGCGGACGGCTCGCCGACGGCCTCGACAGCCTGGTGGACTACGTCGACAAGGGCCTCGTGCTCGCGCCGTCCGGCGAAGCCCGCTTGGAACGCTCACGCGCCCGCCGCCGCGCCTACCGCGCACTCGCCGACCTGAGGACCGCGTTCCAGCAGGTCGTCGTCGAACCCTCCGCCGCCGGACGGCAGGCCGTCGCCTGGTGGCCCGTGATCGCCGGACTCGAACGCGTCGCCGACGCCGTCACCGAGGTCGGCGTCACCCTCGGCCGCGGCGCCCCCGTCCCCGGCGATGCCGACATCGCCCTGCTGACGGCCGCGCTCGCCGAACTCGCGGCCGCCATCCGCGAGGAACGGGACCCGGCGGAGATGCCGATGCCCGACAACGAACAACTGTCCGGTGTCGTCGACCAGATCGGCGCCGCCTTCGACGCCGTGCGCGGCCCCGACCTCGTCGAACACGCGCCGCTGCGGCTGGTCCGGCGGTTCCTGCCGTACCACCGCCGCGCCTGA